The following proteins come from a genomic window of Rutidosis leptorrhynchoides isolate AG116_Rl617_1_P2 chromosome 10, CSIRO_AGI_Rlap_v1, whole genome shotgun sequence:
- the LOC139870170 gene encoding uncharacterized protein: MAEEKYDLISEIDNVKSSWKLKVRVLRIWKTLYELQMIVMDEKCHKIGVVVKKVLCPEFENDLQEGGVYILTNFGVGDNKGSYPVYMHKWKLNFYRNTTLRRVSSFDGPDNDFQFLPFSQVSDKKDETNLLVDVIGKVVDSGDVKPYDKDDGGEGKSNLKLCCTFWDDYAQQMHDFIAGNKSLYTPVLIIQFGRVKYWKVKKELSIQNAYYCTKLLFNSDLPEVVEFRKTLISKFGTASSSQGASQLSSKVKSFRDEFLSMPKMTIGEIIDATKPITCVVLATITCVEERCGWSYIACRKCKKKVIKKSEHIDLENKEDSVGKNLENDGKLYCPGCECYASSVFPSFKIQARVRDGSGNASFVMFEREVTKLLRTTAAEVREKQLQDEDEVTFPEVFVNLKEKRVLFMISVSKNNIDTLYHVYTVSKVCNDPSIMAEFDNNQPGDDDDDQGNDHGGAYEEAGNTKKECLLIKDVVSCTDESSNALEATSETAASPIKRPHEAVDDDKTIGQNSSTKKKLLPVKIEK; the protein is encoded by the exons ATGGCTGAAGAAAAATACGATTTAATTTCAGAGATTGACAATGTCAAAAGCTCATGGAAATTGAAGGTCAGGGTTCTGCGTATTTGGAAGACACTCTACGAATTGCAAATGATTGTCATGGATGAAAAG TGCCACAAAATCGGTGTTGTTGTGAAAAAAGTGTTATGTCCAGAGTTTGAGAACGATTTGCAAGAAGGTGGAGTGTACATCTTAACTAATTTTGGTGTGGGAGATAACAAAGGTTCTTATCCAGTGTATATGCATAAGTGGAAGCTTAACTTTTATCGTAATACTACTCTCCGGCGTGTGTCCTCTTTTGATGGTCCTGATAACGATTTCCAATTCTTGCCATTTAGTCAAGTCTCTGACAAAAAGGATGAGACTAACCTTTTAGTTG atGTCATTGGGAAAGTTGTTGACTCTGGTGATGTGAAACCATATGATAAAGATGATGGAGGAGAAGGAAAAAG TAATTTGAAGTTATGCTGCACATTTTGGGATGATTATGCACAACAGATGCATGATTTTATTGCTGGAAACAAAAGTCTATATACTCCTGTTTTAATCATTCAGTTTGGAAGAGTTAAATACTGGAAAG TTAAAAAGGAATTATCCATCCAGAATGCATATTATTGCACAAAACTATTGTTCAACTCTGATTTACCTGAAGTAGTGGAATTCAGAAAAACTTTGATTTCCAAATTTGGCACAGCTTCTTCTTCTCAAGGTGCAAGTCAACTTTCTTCAAAGGTTAAGTCTTTTCGTGATGAGTTTCTTTCAATGCCAAAAATGACGATTGGTGAAATCATTGATGCAACTAAG CCTATTACTTGTGTTGTGCTTGCTACCATAACATGTGTGGAGGAGAGGTGTGGTTGGTCGTATATTGCCTGTAGAAAGTGTAAGAAGAAAGTCATTAAGAAGTCTGAACACATTGATCTAGAAAACAAAGAGGATAGTGTGGGAAAAAATCTTGAAAACGATGGTAAATTGTATTGTCCTGGATGTGAATGTTACGCATCATCAGTGTTTCCAAG TTTCAAAATACAAGCTCGAGTTCGGGATGGTTCTGGTAATGCATCATTTGTAATGTTTGAAAGAGAGGTTACTAAGTTACTTCGAACGACTGCTGCTGAAGTTCGTGAAAAACAG TTACAAGATGAAGATGAGGTTACCTTTCCTGAAGTGTTTGTAAATCTCAAAGAAAAAAGAGTTCTATTCATGATTAGTGTGTCAAAAAATAATATCGACACACTTTACCATGTCTACACAGTTAGTAAAGTGTGTAATGATCCAAGTATTATGGCTGAGTTTGATAACAATCAacctggtgatgatgatgatgatcag GGTAATGACCATGGTGGTGCTTATGAGGAAGCAGGTAATACAAAAAAGGAATGTTTACTAATCAAG GATGTGGTTTCGTGTACCGATGAATCGTCGAATGCTTTGGAGGCCACTTCTGAAACAGCTGCCAGTCCTATAAAACGTCCACATGAAGCAGTTGATGATGATAAAACAATTGGTCAGAACTCAAGCACCAAGAAGAAGTTACTTCCAGTTAAAATTGAGAAGTGA